From Cellvibrio zantedeschiae, the proteins below share one genomic window:
- a CDS encoding YbhB/YbcL family Raf kinase inhibitor-like protein, whose product MKLINAILYLSFLLLAACGGGSGGKSSAPTNTPSSSSLSSSSVSSSSEVSSSSTSSSSSSSSSKAAVSSSSSAESSSASSANASNFKLTSTSFVEDTTIPNTYTCDGSDINPQLGWEGAPAGTKSFALIVDDPDAFAMFGVVWVHWNIYNISATAKELAEGASTHVDKLPAGSVETSSDFGSAKYRGPCPPSGRHHYQFQLYALNKETISFSGPLTRTEFEAAFADSIIAKASTAGYFR is encoded by the coding sequence ATGAAATTGATTAACGCTATTTTATATTTATCGTTCTTGTTACTCGCCGCCTGCGGTGGCGGTTCAGGAGGCAAAAGCTCCGCTCCCACAAATACGCCGAGCTCTTCGAGTTTATCATCAAGCAGTGTATCAAGCTCCTCCGAAGTCAGTTCTTCATCCACAAGTTCGTCCTCAAGCTCGTCATCTAGCAAGGCGGCCGTGTCATCAAGCAGCTCAGCAGAGTCGTCCTCAGCATCCTCGGCAAACGCATCCAACTTCAAGCTGACTTCCACCAGTTTTGTAGAAGATACAACCATACCCAATACATACACTTGTGACGGCAGCGATATCAACCCGCAATTAGGCTGGGAAGGCGCACCCGCTGGAACAAAGAGCTTTGCTCTTATAGTGGATGACCCGGACGCATTTGCGATGTTTGGGGTGGTTTGGGTGCACTGGAATATCTACAACATAAGTGCAACTGCGAAAGAGCTCGCGGAAGGAGCATCCACTCACGTCGATAAACTTCCTGCAGGATCAGTTGAAACCAGCAGCGATTTCGGTTCAGCCAAATATCGTGGCCCTTGCCCGCCATCTGGCCGTCATCATTACCAGTTCCAACTTTACGCACTTAATAAAGAGACAATTAGTTTTTCCGGACCCTTGACGCGAACCGAGTTTGAAGCTGCTTTTGCCGATAGCATCATCGCCAAGGCTTCTACAGCTGGCTATTTCCGTTAA
- a CDS encoding winged helix-turn-helix domain-containing protein, with product MSTESEASEGSASNLSSYKIGDWLLNAHSNQLTKDGRSVELEYRLMNLLVFLLENRDRVLAKDEILRAVWPKKVVNDDSVAVAISQLRKALEDNPRAPTYIKTIPGVGYQFIHQDQIDIPVANSTVEASEPAKVVRPIKTYAAVAGLMMCLGMFAVLIYTRETAKPLAPMPKESPVSPTHNANLFTQAAGLTASPNAEDWRTAVKLLRQFIQENPTNAPAYLNLAETKIKLFADRFAETENYLELTALLNKALELDPDLARAHAWLAELIFVHDLNPAKAEKHFKLAVALAPRDDFVHYRYAHFLFIYKRFSEAQEQINISRGLNPLSFSGTNMVWIYLLQGNNELAERELERIQSTEEVDKYFKIAAQNVYYQMGNEQKVYENMQWFFKRAQFNEEKINVLNQAFSEGGLKAVYRWLLEHKETADVGQYTPPISWARYAIAVGDNKSAMNYLEQAFAKRQPHVECAVADPHYAPLKDEVKFKEFVARFGSSVTR from the coding sequence ATGTCAACAGAATCTGAAGCTTCCGAAGGTTCGGCCAGCAATCTCTCTTCTTACAAGATTGGGGATTGGCTACTCAATGCGCATAGCAATCAGCTAACGAAGGATGGGCGTTCAGTTGAGCTGGAATATCGCCTGATGAATTTGTTGGTATTTCTGTTGGAGAACAGAGATAGGGTGTTAGCCAAGGATGAAATTTTGAGAGCTGTGTGGCCTAAAAAAGTCGTCAATGACGATAGTGTTGCGGTAGCGATCAGTCAGTTGCGCAAAGCTTTGGAAGACAACCCGCGAGCCCCGACCTATATCAAAACAATTCCCGGTGTTGGCTACCAGTTTATCCATCAGGATCAAATCGACATCCCCGTCGCAAACTCAACTGTTGAAGCGAGCGAGCCAGCCAAAGTAGTGCGGCCAATAAAAACTTACGCAGCTGTTGCTGGGCTGATGATGTGTTTGGGTATGTTTGCCGTTTTGATTTACACCAGGGAAACCGCGAAGCCTCTTGCTCCAATGCCAAAGGAATCTCCAGTTTCACCTACGCATAACGCAAACTTATTCACGCAAGCTGCAGGATTAACAGCAAGCCCCAATGCGGAAGACTGGCGCACAGCAGTAAAACTGCTGCGGCAGTTTATTCAGGAAAACCCTACTAACGCACCCGCATATTTAAACCTTGCCGAAACTAAAATTAAGCTCTTTGCAGATCGTTTCGCAGAGACTGAAAACTATCTGGAATTAACTGCGCTATTAAATAAAGCGTTGGAGCTAGATCCAGATCTGGCGCGCGCACACGCCTGGTTGGCAGAACTAATTTTTGTGCACGATTTAAATCCCGCTAAAGCAGAAAAACATTTCAAACTTGCCGTTGCCTTGGCGCCAAGGGATGACTTTGTTCATTATCGTTACGCTCATTTTCTGTTTATCTATAAACGATTTTCAGAAGCGCAGGAGCAAATTAATATTTCTCGCGGCTTAAACCCTTTAAGTTTTTCAGGTACCAATATGGTTTGGATCTATTTGCTACAAGGCAACAATGAGTTGGCAGAGCGCGAGTTAGAGCGTATTCAAAGCACGGAAGAAGTTGATAAGTATTTTAAAATTGCGGCGCAAAATGTGTATTACCAAATGGGCAACGAACAAAAAGTGTATGAAAACATGCAGTGGTTTTTTAAGCGGGCCCAATTTAATGAAGAAAAAATTAATGTGTTGAACCAGGCATTTTCGGAAGGCGGATTAAAAGCAGTTTATCGCTGGCTACTAGAGCACAAAGAAACGGCAGACGTTGGTCAATACACTCCGCCAATTTCCTGGGCGAGATATGCTATTGCAGTAGGTGATAATAAATCGGCGATGAATTATTTGGAGCAAGCATTTGCAAAGCGTCAACCTCATGTGGAATGCGCCGTGGCAGATCCCCATTACGCGCCTTTAAAAGATGAGGTCAAATTCAAAGAGTTTGTTGCACGATTTGGTAGTTCGGTAACGCGTTAG
- the uvrA gene encoding excinuclease ABC subunit UvrA — translation MDTIIVRGARTHNLKNIDLDIPRDKLVVITGPSGSGKSSLAFDTLYAEGQRRYVESLSTYARQFLSMMEKPDVDHIEGLSPAISIEQKSTSHNPRSTVGTITEIYDYLRLLYARVGEARCPDHGVPLAAQTVSEMVDTVTAMPEGSKLMLLAPVIRERKGEHLHVFEQLKRDGFIRARIDGILCDLDDTPTLDKKKKHTVEVVIDRFKVREDIKLRLAESFETALKLSEGIAIISDMDEKAPDRLFSSKHACPICDYSLTELEPRLFSFNNPAGACPCCDGLGVKQFFDEDKVIQDPKLSLSEGAIRGWDKRNVYYFHMLASLAKHYGFDVNTPWNKLKAKQRDAVLHGSGEEVIAFNYVNDRGDVYKRSHAFEGVLPNMERRYHDTESNSVREDLTRFLSTQDCPECDGARLRLEARNVFIDEKTLPEITTLPVADAYEYYMQLSFTGRKAGIADKVLKELRDRFRFLVDVGLNYLTLNRSAETLSGGEAQRIRLASQIGAGLVGVMYILDEPSIGLHQRDNTRLLKTLTHLRDIGNSVIVVEHDEDAIRLADHVIDIGPGAGVHGGQVIAQGNVKAIMANKDSITGQYLSGSREIAVPAKRNPVNPKQMLRLVGAKGNNLQNVTLEIPVGLMTCVTGVSGSGKSTLINATLHPLAATALNGASTLTPAAHDKVEGMDLFDKCVDIDQSPIGRTPRSNPATYTGIFTPVRELFAGTQEARSRGYQPGRFSFNVKGGRCEACQGDGVTKVEMHFLPDVYVPCDVCKGKRYNRETLDVKYKGKNIHEVLEMTVEDARVFFDAIPSIANKLQTLIDVGLTYICLGQAATTLSGGEAQRVKLAKELSKRDTGKTLYILDEPTTGLHFYDIQQLLNVLHRLRDHGNTVVVIEHNLDVIKTADWIVDLGPEGGSGGGQIIATGTPEEVAEIPRSYTGIFLKPLLKKKGKTSAKKEAKK, via the coding sequence ATGGATACGATTATTGTTCGCGGCGCTCGCACCCATAATTTAAAAAATATCGACCTGGATATCCCACGCGACAAACTCGTGGTCATCACCGGCCCCTCTGGCTCGGGCAAATCGTCCCTCGCATTTGATACGCTTTATGCAGAAGGTCAACGCCGTTATGTGGAATCTCTTTCCACCTACGCGCGCCAATTTTTATCCATGATGGAAAAACCGGATGTCGATCATATTGAAGGCTTGAGCCCGGCAATTTCCATCGAGCAAAAATCTACGTCACACAACCCGCGATCCACCGTGGGCACCATCACCGAAATTTACGATTACTTGCGTTTGCTTTACGCACGGGTAGGTGAAGCGCGCTGCCCTGATCACGGCGTTCCGCTGGCAGCGCAAACCGTCAGTGAAATGGTGGATACAGTGACGGCCATGCCCGAAGGCAGCAAACTGATGTTGCTCGCACCCGTGATTCGCGAACGCAAGGGCGAGCATTTGCATGTGTTTGAACAATTAAAACGCGACGGTTTTATTCGCGCGCGTATTGATGGAATTCTTTGTGATTTGGATGACACACCTACGCTCGACAAGAAAAAGAAACACACAGTCGAAGTTGTGATTGATCGTTTTAAAGTGCGTGAAGATATCAAGTTGCGTTTGGCAGAATCGTTTGAAACGGCACTCAAACTTTCCGAAGGCATTGCAATCATTAGCGACATGGACGAGAAGGCGCCAGATCGTCTTTTCTCATCCAAACACGCCTGCCCAATTTGCGATTACAGCCTCACCGAATTAGAGCCGCGCCTGTTTTCATTTAATAATCCCGCAGGCGCTTGCCCCTGCTGCGATGGCTTAGGGGTAAAGCAATTTTTTGATGAAGATAAAGTTATTCAAGATCCAAAATTAAGTTTGTCTGAAGGCGCCATTCGCGGTTGGGACAAGCGCAATGTTTATTATTTTCATATGCTCGCCTCACTCGCCAAGCATTATGGTTTTGATGTAAATACACCTTGGAACAAACTTAAAGCCAAACAGCGCGACGCGGTTTTACATGGCTCTGGCGAAGAAGTTATCGCATTTAATTATGTCAATGATCGCGGCGATGTTTACAAACGCAGCCATGCATTTGAAGGTGTGCTTCCGAACATGGAGCGTCGCTACCACGACACAGAATCAAACTCGGTACGCGAAGATTTAACGCGCTTTCTCTCCACACAAGATTGCCCCGAATGCGATGGTGCACGTTTGCGTTTGGAAGCGCGCAATGTATTTATCGACGAAAAAACATTACCGGAAATTACCACCTTGCCGGTGGCCGATGCCTACGAATATTACATGCAGCTCAGCTTCACCGGCCGCAAAGCAGGTATCGCCGATAAAGTGTTGAAAGAATTGCGCGACCGTTTCCGCTTCCTTGTGGATGTTGGTTTAAATTATTTAACACTAAATCGCAGCGCAGAAACTTTGTCAGGCGGCGAAGCACAACGCATTCGTCTCGCCAGCCAAATTGGCGCCGGCCTCGTCGGCGTTATGTATATTCTCGACGAGCCTTCAATTGGTTTGCATCAACGCGATAATACACGCTTGTTAAAAACGCTCACGCATTTGCGCGACATTGGCAACAGCGTAATTGTGGTGGAGCACGATGAAGATGCAATTCGCCTCGCCGATCACGTGATCGATATCGGCCCGGGCGCAGGCGTACACGGCGGCCAGGTAATTGCGCAAGGCAATGTAAAAGCCATTATGGCAAATAAAGATTCCATCACCGGGCAATACTTAAGTGGCTCACGCGAAATTGCTGTACCTGCAAAACGCAATCCAGTTAATCCAAAACAAATGCTGCGTTTGGTGGGAGCCAAAGGCAACAACTTGCAAAATGTTACGCTCGAAATTCCGGTAGGTTTAATGACCTGCGTAACAGGCGTTTCGGGCTCTGGAAAATCCACACTGATTAACGCAACACTTCATCCACTTGCAGCAACAGCATTAAACGGCGCGAGCACGCTCACACCAGCCGCGCACGATAAAGTTGAAGGCATGGATTTATTCGATAAATGTGTCGATATAGATCAATCACCCATTGGCCGCACACCGCGTTCAAACCCTGCAACTTACACTGGAATTTTTACGCCCGTGCGCGAATTATTTGCAGGCACACAAGAAGCGCGCTCGCGCGGCTATCAACCAGGGCGCTTCAGTTTTAACGTAAAAGGCGGCCGCTGCGAAGCCTGCCAAGGCGATGGTGTAACCAAAGTTGAAATGCATTTCTTGCCCGACGTATACGTACCCTGCGACGTGTGCAAAGGCAAACGCTACAACCGCGAAACACTCGACGTAAAATACAAAGGCAAAAACATTCACGAAGTGTTGGAAATGACGGTAGAAGATGCACGCGTATTTTTCGATGCCATTCCATCCATCGCCAATAAATTGCAAACGCTAATTGATGTAGGCTTGACTTACATTTGTCTCGGCCAAGCCGCAACAACTTTATCGGGCGGTGAAGCGCAACGCGTTAAACTCGCAAAAGAATTATCCAAACGCGACACGGGTAAAACGCTGTACATCTTGGATGAACCTACAACGGGCTTGCATTTTTATGACATCCAACAATTATTAAATGTTCTGCACCGCCTGCGCGACCACGGCAATACTGTTGTGGTAATCGAACACAATTTAGATGTAATCAAAACCGCAGATTGGATTGTGGATTTAGGCCCAGAAGGCGGCAGCGGCGGCGGACAAATTATCGCCACCGGAACACCGGAAGAAGTTGCGGAAATCCCACGTTCTTACACCGGAATTTTCTTGAAGCCTTTATTAAAGAAAAAAGGTAAGACCAGCGCAAAAAAAGAAGCAAAAAAGTAA
- a CDS encoding DUF5034 domain-containing protein → MKLLRILVGTSALCCSLLLSSCGGGANVDDSGCGSTPNPPQRLITGYSASLARYDKPIDPLVLQAAKPLANNDSPVWNAFSIELTAAYQLYQSKAVPSISFSLFAQAFACSLVLGAKQHVTKISITSANNFSDKYPAGSELLGVFESINHTYIKLTDLLVNSRAPLQLSLKLLEAPQYARQNFEIKITLDDGNTYVVSTGDVYFNLP, encoded by the coding sequence ATGAAATTGCTAAGGATTTTGGTTGGGACTAGTGCACTTTGCTGTTCGTTGTTATTGAGCTCTTGTGGTGGTGGGGCTAATGTGGATGACAGTGGTTGTGGGTCCACTCCCAATCCGCCACAGAGGCTAATTACTGGCTACAGTGCAAGCCTCGCGCGTTACGACAAGCCCATTGATCCCTTGGTTCTGCAGGCTGCGAAACCCCTTGCGAATAACGACTCGCCCGTTTGGAACGCCTTCAGTATTGAGCTCACGGCCGCTTACCAGCTTTATCAATCAAAAGCGGTGCCGTCTATAAGCTTCAGTCTTTTTGCCCAAGCCTTCGCCTGCTCACTAGTTCTTGGAGCTAAACAACATGTCACCAAAATATCCATTACTAGCGCGAATAACTTCAGCGATAAATATCCGGCGGGCAGTGAGTTGTTGGGCGTCTTTGAGTCAATAAATCACACCTACATCAAGCTGACTGATTTGCTTGTTAATTCACGTGCCCCGCTGCAGTTGAGCCTCAAGTTGTTGGAGGCGCCGCAATACGCTCGCCAGAATTTTGAAATAAAAATCACGCTTGATGACGGTAATACTTATGTTGTGAGCACGGGTGATGTTTATTTTAATTTGCCGTGA
- a CDS encoding HAAS signaling domain-containing protein has protein sequence MSLIDRYISAVAQQLPASRRDDITRELKANILDRMEHFSEQHGRPLTPADESALLRELGHPRQVAASFLPPRHLVSPAWFPFFLQCLTYGLIIVAGVQLLAAAVTLLGGGNVSIGGFIRGFIGGWIHGSLVMFACVTGVFCVLSNLAATANLSPYCKWRPEELPPVRQPWQRISLFDSTMELIGNAFFLMIMQYFFWVETASVPAAPLTVGAGLKSWLMILSAAAVVAILINLWNLRHPYWTSAKLSLSLVLRLILAGLCMAVAHTPDKIAVIGNSQMVNHLELINTIAFWIFIGGTAVNLFEASRRAHRLLLLRKIKEA, from the coding sequence ATGAGCCTTATTGATCGTTACATCAGCGCCGTTGCGCAACAACTACCCGCCAGCCGCCGCGACGATATTACCCGTGAGCTAAAGGCCAACATCCTTGACCGGATGGAGCATTTTTCCGAGCAACATGGCCGCCCGCTAACACCCGCAGACGAATCTGCTCTTTTACGTGAATTGGGGCATCCCCGCCAGGTAGCCGCGAGCTTCCTGCCCCCTCGCCATCTGGTTAGCCCTGCATGGTTCCCATTTTTTCTCCAATGCCTCACCTATGGCTTGATCATTGTGGCGGGCGTTCAATTGCTGGCCGCTGCGGTCACGCTTTTGGGGGGCGGAAACGTCAGTATTGGTGGCTTTATTCGGGGGTTTATCGGGGGATGGATACACGGCTCATTGGTCATGTTCGCCTGCGTAACCGGGGTGTTTTGCGTGTTGAGTAATCTTGCAGCCACCGCCAATTTATCCCCTTACTGCAAATGGCGTCCAGAGGAGCTGCCACCCGTGAGACAACCCTGGCAGCGCATCAGCCTGTTTGACTCAACCATGGAGCTTATCGGCAATGCCTTCTTCCTGATGATCATGCAATATTTCTTCTGGGTGGAAACGGCTAGCGTACCTGCCGCACCGCTGACCGTTGGTGCAGGCCTGAAATCCTGGCTGATGATTCTGAGCGCGGCAGCTGTCGTTGCTATCCTGATTAACCTTTGGAACCTGCGCCACCCTTACTGGACATCTGCCAAGCTGAGCTTGTCCTTGGTCTTGCGCCTTATTCTCGCTGGCCTGTGCATGGCGGTTGCACACACGCCCGATAAAATCGCAGTAATCGGCAACAGCCAAATGGTCAATCATCTCGAATTAATCAACACCATTGCATTCTGGATATTTATAGGCGGTACCGCAGTCAACTTGTTTGAGGCAAGCCGCAGAGCTCACCGTTTGCTTCTGTTACGCAAAATTAAGGAAGCATGA
- a CDS encoding PadR family transcriptional regulator has product MSEEHLEKLRQELRRGVLVLAVLGSLKQPHYGYSLRKQLQDAGIDIDEGTLYPLVRRLADQGLLDSEWQQGDGRERRYYQLSPVGAGLLDSLSSEWQALNSNIAKLLEV; this is encoded by the coding sequence ATGTCAGAAGAACATTTAGAGAAACTGCGGCAGGAGCTAAGGCGCGGCGTGTTAGTGCTGGCCGTACTCGGCTCGCTCAAACAACCGCATTACGGCTACTCGCTGCGCAAACAATTGCAAGATGCCGGGATTGATATCGATGAAGGCACGCTTTATCCGCTGGTACGCCGGCTGGCAGACCAGGGTTTGCTCGATAGTGAATGGCAGCAAGGCGATGGCCGCGAGCGCCGTTATTACCAGCTTTCACCTGTAGGTGCGGGGTTGCTCGACAGCCTAAGCAGCGAATGGCAAGCCCTGAACTCAAACATTGCAAAACTTTTGGAGGTTTAA
- a CDS encoding DUF72 domain-containing protein: protein MSEIRVGISGWRYVPWRGSFYPEKLIQKRELYYASRTVNSIEINGSFYAFQTPKSYTSWYSETPDNFVFSIKGPRLITHLKRLRDIETPLADFFASGLLDLDEKLGPILWQFPPTFKFNKTQFRNFLTLLPRTTHEAIAYAQNSTAEKKYSTIKNIISRPLRYSIEIRNESFRSPEFIELLREFDVALVCADTAGRWPQMEDITSDFIYMRLHGDTELYNSGYSAKALDYWYERIKIWSEGGEPEDAKLTAKQTARRHKPRDVFCYFDNTDKLWAPYDARKILEKFDLAKDLEEAPGELSDTIKKLLSRKKNPDQNLPDLF from the coding sequence ATGAGTGAGATTCGTGTAGGTATTTCTGGCTGGCGCTACGTTCCTTGGCGCGGGAGTTTTTATCCTGAAAAACTGATACAAAAACGAGAGCTTTATTACGCTTCCCGAACAGTCAATTCTATCGAAATTAATGGCTCTTTTTACGCATTCCAAACGCCCAAAAGTTATACCAGCTGGTACAGCGAAACACCGGATAATTTTGTATTCAGCATAAAAGGTCCGCGGTTGATTACTCACTTGAAACGCTTGCGCGATATAGAGACGCCGCTTGCCGATTTTTTTGCATCAGGACTTCTGGATCTCGACGAAAAACTGGGGCCGATTCTGTGGCAATTTCCTCCCACATTTAAATTTAATAAAACTCAATTTCGCAACTTCCTTACACTTTTACCACGCACCACTCATGAGGCTATAGCGTACGCGCAAAATTCGACGGCCGAAAAAAAATACTCCACCATTAAAAATATTATCTCACGACCTTTGCGTTACTCAATTGAAATACGCAACGAAAGTTTTCGGTCACCTGAATTTATTGAACTCTTGCGTGAGTTTGATGTTGCTTTAGTCTGTGCCGACACCGCTGGTCGATGGCCACAAATGGAAGATATCACCAGCGATTTTATCTATATGCGTTTGCACGGAGACACCGAGCTTTACAACAGCGGTTATTCAGCGAAAGCGCTGGATTATTGGTATGAGCGAATCAAAATCTGGAGCGAGGGTGGCGAACCGGAAGACGCAAAATTAACAGCGAAACAAACCGCACGGCGACATAAACCGCGCGATGTTTTTTGTTATTTTGATAACACTGACAAACTCTGGGCACCCTATGACGCACGCAAGATTTTAGAAAAATTTGATTTAGCTAAAGATCTGGAAGAGGCGCCAGGAGAATTATCTGACACTATAAAAAAACTATTGTCTCGCAAGAAAAATCCGGATCAAAACCTGCCCGACCTTTTTTAA
- a CDS encoding DUF2934 domain-containing protein, protein MQFNENRIRERAYQIWESEGKPEGCAAKHWTMACEYESAYEDHSDHNVHHHDVDIHPLKTPQQKKQSKHNHH, encoded by the coding sequence ATGCAATTTAACGAAAATCGTATCCGTGAGCGCGCTTATCAAATTTGGGAATCTGAAGGTAAACCCGAGGGCTGCGCTGCCAAACATTGGACTATGGCATGTGAATATGAATCTGCATATGAGGATCATTCCGATCATAATGTCCATCATCACGATGTAGATATTCATCCCTTAAAAACTCCTCAACAGAAAAAACAAAGCAAACATAATCATCATTAG